CGGATTGATACGAGCAAGGCAAAGGCCTACCCGGGCGTCGTCGCGGTCGTCACCGCTGACGATCTGCCCCCCGCCGACCGCGACCCGTCTGTCCGTTCCCATGCCGTCCTCGTTGAGCGCGAGGCGATCTTCGAGGGCCAAGCGGTCGCTGCGGTCGCCGCAGAAACGCCCTACATCGCCGAGGAGGCGCTCGACCTGATCGAGGTCGAGTATGAGGAACTGCCGGCCGTGCTCGACCCGGAGGAGGCGATCAAGCCCGACGCCCCGCCGACCCGTCGTCCTCTCGATGAGATCGATGTCAGCGAAATCGAAGGGCACGTGACGGTAGACATCTCCACCGCCGACGATGCCGAGGCGCATCGCCGTTCCCCCAACATCTCGAACCGGCTGCACTTCGTGCGCGGCAATGTCGAGAAGGGGTTCGAAGAGGCGGACATCATCGTCGAAGGGCGCTTCGACTCGAAGATGGCGCACCAAGCCTATCTCGAGCCGCAAGCGTGCGTCGCCCATTATGACGCGACGGGCAAGCTGACGATCTGGACGCCGACCCAAGGGCAGTTCTATCAGCGCAACGAAATTGCCCGCATCCTCGGTCTGCCCCACGAGAAGATCAACCTTGTCGGCACCGAGGTCGGCGGTGGCTTCGGCGCAAAGGTGGCTCCCCTCATCCAGCCGCTCACCGCGCTCTTGTCGATGAAGACCGGCCGTCCGGTGAAGCTCGTGCTGACCCGCCGCGAAGACCTGATGAACTCTGTCCCTGCGCCGCGCGGGATCGTCGAGGGGAAGATCGGCGCGACCAAAGATGGGCGGCTGACGACGTTCAAGGCGCGCATCATCTTCGACTCGGGCGCCTTCCCCGCGGGAACGCCGGTGGGCGCAACGATGATGATCGCGGCCTGCTACAAGTTCGACCACCTCGATGTCGAAGGGATCGAGGTGCTGACGAACAAGTGCGGCGCGGGCGCCTACCGCGCGCCGGGCATGCCGGAAGTGACCTTCGCGATCGAGCAGCTGGTGGACGAAGTCTGCCGCCAGGGCGGCTTCGACCCGATCGAACTGCGCAAGAAGAATGTCTGCCGCGAAGGCGACCTGATGCCGAACGGCCGGCCGTGGCCGAAGATCGGGCTGTACGAATGCCTCGAAGCGCTTGAGAACTCCGAGCTGTGGCGGACGCGCCACCAGACGAAGAACGGCGGCAAGCCGCGCGGGGTAGGGGTGGCCATCGGCGCGTGGCCGGGCGGCATGCAGCCGGCGAGCGCGCTGGTCAAGATGAATGAGAACGGCACGTTCAAGGTCGTGGTCGGCTCGAACGACATCAGCGGCGTCAACACCAGCTTCACCATGATCGCCGCAGAAGAGCTGGGCGTGCCGATGCACATGGTGACGACGGTCACCGCCGACACCGACACCGCTCCGTACGGCGGGCTTGCCGCCGGTTCCAAGACGCTCTACTCGGGCGGCAAGTCAGTGCAGGCGGCAGCGCAGGATGCGCGCCGGCAGATCCTCGCCATCGCCTCGCGCGAGCTCGACGCCAACCCCGAAGATCTCGTTATCGAAGATGGCGTCGTCTTTGTCCCCGGCACCGACAAGAAGATCACCTTCCAGCGGATCGCCGCGCTGACAATGGGCTTCGGCAGCCGCTACGCGCCGGTGGTCGGCCGCGGCGGCGAGGTGATCCGCAACCAAGCGCCCGGCACGACCGCTCAAGCCGTCGAGATTGAGCTCGACCCAGAGACCGGCAATGTCACCGTCACCCGCGCTGCTGTCGCGCAGGATGTCGGGAAAGCGATCAACCGGCTCTCCATCATCGGCCAGATGGAAGGCGGGGTGACCCAGTGTCTCGGCATGGGCCTGACGGAGGAATTGATCTTCGATGAGCGCGGCAAGATGCGGAACCCGGTCTTCCTCGACTATCGCCTGCTTACCGCGCTTGACGTGCCGCGGATCGAGACCCTTATCGTCGAAGTGCCGTCGCCGGAGGGACCGTTCGGCGCCCGCATCGCTGGCGAGCCGTCGATCATCGCGGGAAGCGCGGCGATCGCCAACGCCCTGCGCGATGCCACGGGGCTGCGCTTTTACGAGGCGCCGATGACCCCCGAGCGGGTCCTGCGCACCCTGCGAAAGGCAGGCACGGCGGTCAGTCATCCGGTCGTGCTCGGCGAGGCCGCTCTCTAAGCGCAAGCGCGCGATCATGACCGCCCCCGTGAAAACGGGGGCGGTTTCGATTCGGCACCGTTCGGAGAGAAGGCGATGGCTGTGCTCGCAATTGATCTCGGCGGAACGTGGGTGCGCCTCGCGCTCTTTCGTGAGGCCGATGCGCCCCCAGCACGGGTGACGCGCTTTGCGACCCAGCCCGAGGACGGCTTCGAACGCGTGCTCGACCGGATTGCTGAGGCGGCGCGCGCGCTCAGGGCAGGAGAGCCGATCAGCTGCGCCGGCCTGGCTGCTCCCGGTCCGCTCGACCCGGCGCGCGGCGTGCTGCTTCGCCCGCCGAACTTGCGCGGGTGGCCTGCTGAAGCGCCGATCGGTGCTGCACTCAGCGAGCGGATAGGGGTGCCGGTCTTCGTCGACAACGACGCCAACGTCGCGGCGCTCGGCGAATGGCGGGCTGGCGCGGGACGCGGGGTCGACCATCTCATCTATTTCACGGTCAGCACCGGCATCGGGGGCGGCGTTATCCTCGGCGGGCGGGTGGTTCACGGGGCGCACGGCTACGCCGGCGAACTGGGACACATGGTCATTCAAGCGGACGGGCCGCCCTGTTTGTGCGGCGGGCGGGGCTGCCTTGAGACCCTCGCTTCCGGCACGGCGATCGCCCGTCTTGCGCGCGAGCGGCTTGCTGCCGGCGAGCCAAGCCGGCTCACGCCGGACGCAACCGCAGCAGAGGTGTTCGCCGCTGCCGCTGCCGGGGATCGGCTCGCTGCGGCGATCGTCGAGCGAGCGATGTGGCACTTAGGGATCGGCGTCGTCAACGCTCTCCACCTGTTTGATCCGGCGCTGGTCATTCTCGGCGGCGGCGTCACCAACGCGGGACGGCTGGTCTTCGACCCGGTCGCGCGCGCGGTCGCGCGCTTGGCGATGCCCGCCTTTCGGCACACCCCGGTCGTCCGGGCAGCGCTGGGCGACGACGCCGGCCTCTACGGCGCCGCCGCCCTCGCTTTCGGCGCGCCAGGCTAGGCAATCGCGACAACGAAGGTGAAGCGGCCGACGAGCCCGTGCTCGCTCTCCTGCACCTCGAGGAGGAGCCTGGGGTCGAAGATGCGGTCGCGAGCGTTAGCGGCTTCGTCGGGGAAGAACAGCTGGGTCGTCAGGACAGGTCCGCCGGGCGCCTGCACCTTGACATGGATGTGGCGCGTGCGTCCCGGATAGAGCCCGGGCACGATCGTCTCCAGCGCATACACGCCGTTCTCATCGGTCAGGGTGTGACCGCGCAGTCGATAGCCCGCTGTGTCGTAGCGACCGCGCTCGTCCGCCTGCCAGATATCGACCACGGCGCCCGCGATCGGCTGTCCATCCGGCGCGAGCACTTGCCCGGTGAGCAGGATTGGCGTTCCCGAGACACCCTCCTCGATCAGGGAACTGCGCAGCGGCGAGTCCGGCTTGAAGTACGGCCCTTCGGTCATCGAGGGCGTCAAAGGCAGCTCCTGCTCGGCGGCGACAACCGGGGGCCAGGCAGCTGGCTTGCCGGTTTCCGCGCTGACGGGGAGCGAGAGGATCACCCCGCTCGCTCCCAGCACCAGTCCGCAGGCTGCCATGACAAGACGGCGCGCTGCCGGCAGAAGCAATGCGCGATGATGCGCTGCGACCATCGACCCTCCTCGCGAAATCAGTGCGGTGTTCAACGGCTGGGCGTCCTGCGTGCTGCCAACGTCCGAACAGTGTAGTGCTCGGGAGGCAGACAGAGTTTCAGGCCTGCGGATGGCCCACTTCCACTCGGGCGCGGCGCTGCCATCGATCTGATGCGGCTGTCGTTCCAGCGGCTGCCGCCTGTTGGTCGAGTGATGAGAAGGATGGGTGCTCGCCGCTCTGCGAGCGCGAGGGGCGAGCGCCTGCCGAGGGTGTCGCGAAGCTGGCGGCCGGCTCGGGATGACGGGATAGCCGAGGCGGCTCATAGTTTCGCCTCGGCGGGAACTGAGCAGACGCGGCGCCCGCGGCCGGCCCGGCTGACCGATCTTCTGCCGACGAGATAGGAGGGATCGGTGGAGGCTGAGCGGAACAGCACGGTCGGAGCGTCCCAAACGGCACTTCCGTCCGGCGGCGCGAGCGCGCATACTACTTTTGCCACCGCTGTTGGAGGAAAGCGATGTACGACCCGATTATCCTCGCGCTCGACGGCTCTGATTTGGCCGCGGAAGCCATCCCTCACGCTATCGCTCTGGCCCGTGACTTCGACGCGGAGATCCTGATCGTTCGGGCGGTCGAGTTGCCCCGGGAGTATTACGAAGTCGCCCCGTACATGGCGCCGGCAATCGCCTCGAGTTTGATCGATGAGGCGTATGAGCAGGCAGAGGCGTATGTCCGAAGCCAAGTCGAGGCGCTGCAGGCGAAGGGGCTCCGCGCCCGCGGGCGCTGCCGGAGCGGCGACCCGGCGACGGTCATCCTCGAAGCAGCCGATGAGCATCGGGGCGGCGTCGTCGTTATCGCCACCCATGGCCGCTCTGGCCTCAGCCGCTGGGCGATGGGCAGCGTCGCCGACCGCGTCGTCCGTCATTCGCCGGTTCCGGTCCTGCTCATTCGGTCGGGACAGCCGATCCCGGCGCCCCGGGCGGAGAAGGCCGAGTCGACGACGAACTCGTAGCGCATCCAACCGTTAGAGGCTCTCCGGGACGAAGCCGTGCCGCATGGTGTTCTCGCTGACGACGCGCGGCTCGACAAACTGGCGCAGATAGTCTGGTCCGCCCGCTTTCTCGCCGATGCCGGAGATGCCGAGCCCCCCGAACGGCTGACGGCCGACGACCGCGCCGGTGATCTTCCGGTTCAAGTAGAGATTGCCGACGCGGAATTCGCGCGCTGCCCGCTCGAGATGACGCGGGTTGCGGGAGAAGACGCCGCCGGTGAGCGCATACGGGACGCTCATCGCCAGCCGCAGCGCAGCGTCGAAATCGGGCACGTGGAACAGCGCGAGCACCGGCCCGAAGATCTCCTCGCGCGCGAGCGGTCCCTCCTCGGGCACGTCGCCGAAGAGGACCGGCGGGACGTACCAGCCCGGCCTGGCAGGCG
This Dehalococcoidia bacterium DNA region includes the following protein-coding sequences:
- a CDS encoding universal stress protein; translated protein: MYDPIILALDGSDLAAEAIPHAIALARDFDAEILIVRAVELPREYYEVAPYMAPAIASSLIDEAYEQAEAYVRSQVEALQAKGLRARGRCRSGDPATVILEAADEHRGGVVVIATHGRSGLSRWAMGSVADRVVRHSPVPVLLIRSGQPIPAPRAEKAESTTNS
- a CDS encoding intradiol ring-cleavage dioxygenase; this translates as MVAAHHRALLLPAARRLVMAACGLVLGASGVILSLPVSAETGKPAAWPPVVAAEQELPLTPSMTEGPYFKPDSPLRSSLIEEGVSGTPILLTGQVLAPDGQPIAGAVVDIWQADERGRYDTAGYRLRGHTLTDENGVYALETIVPGLYPGRTRHIHVKVQAPGGPVLTTQLFFPDEAANARDRIFDPRLLLEVQESEHGLVGRFTFVVAIA
- a CDS encoding ROK family protein, with the protein product MAVLAIDLGGTWVRLALFREADAPPARVTRFATQPEDGFERVLDRIAEAARALRAGEPISCAGLAAPGPLDPARGVLLRPPNLRGWPAEAPIGAALSERIGVPVFVDNDANVAALGEWRAGAGRGVDHLIYFTVSTGIGGGVILGGRVVHGAHGYAGELGHMVIQADGPPCLCGGRGCLETLASGTAIARLARERLAAGEPSRLTPDATAAEVFAAAAAGDRLAAAIVERAMWHLGIGVVNALHLFDPALVILGGGVTNAGRLVFDPVARAVARLAMPAFRHTPVVRAALGDDAGLYGAAALAFGAPG
- a CDS encoding xanthine dehydrogenase family protein molybdopterin-binding subunit, coding for MTELKVVGKALPRIDGPEKVTGRTVYAADMQLPGMLHAKVLRCPYPHALIKRIDTSKAKAYPGVVAVVTADDLPPADRDPSVRSHAVLVEREAIFEGQAVAAVAAETPYIAEEALDLIEVEYEELPAVLDPEEAIKPDAPPTRRPLDEIDVSEIEGHVTVDISTADDAEAHRRSPNISNRLHFVRGNVEKGFEEADIIVEGRFDSKMAHQAYLEPQACVAHYDATGKLTIWTPTQGQFYQRNEIARILGLPHEKINLVGTEVGGGFGAKVAPLIQPLTALLSMKTGRPVKLVLTRREDLMNSVPAPRGIVEGKIGATKDGRLTTFKARIIFDSGAFPAGTPVGATMMIAACYKFDHLDVEGIEVLTNKCGAGAYRAPGMPEVTFAIEQLVDEVCRQGGFDPIELRKKNVCREGDLMPNGRPWPKIGLYECLEALENSELWRTRHQTKNGGKPRGVGVAIGAWPGGMQPASALVKMNENGTFKVVVGSNDISGVNTSFTMIAAEELGVPMHMVTTVTADTDTAPYGGLAAGSKTLYSGGKSVQAAAQDARRQILAIASRELDANPEDLVIEDGVVFVPGTDKKITFQRIAALTMGFGSRYAPVVGRGGEVIRNQAPGTTAQAVEIELDPETGNVTVTRAAVAQDVGKAINRLSIIGQMEGGVTQCLGMGLTEELIFDERGKMRNPVFLDYRLLTALDVPRIETLIVEVPSPEGPFGARIAGEPSIIAGSAAIANALRDATGLRFYEAPMTPERVLRTLRKAGTAVSHPVVLGEAAL